agttggaccaaaatacccattctttttaattaattaaccaaattaccatcaatggacgcggatccagtgtcgcgcgagtaccgcagtaccatggttacaggccgttgatttccatcagacagccaagatctgatctcatcaagactgtctgatcaatcagacagcccagatcatccgaatccatcagattccagcgcgtgcaccacactggattacagcctggagagagaagaatctactttttaaaagcaggacacgtgtcgctgtctgattggctgggcgtgatttttttccatttaatactttgaactcaattatttcgttgtaaattaattttttatttattttttttataccaaaattcataatttttttctctacaaatagagacttggttcgtttgatttggacacaaaaaaaaaaaacccaatttttcactaccttaatctcatttttcactaccttacatcaactcactgaaaccattctaccagcaaaatggtttcagattacaactctctgaaaccattgtaccagataaatagtttcagaagcaaacacaattaataaattactcactgaaaccattctaccagtaaaatggtttcagaatacaactatgtgcaaccattctacaagttaaatggtttcagaagcaaataactaataatcaacttactgaaaccattctaccagcaaaatggttttagattacaactctctgaaaccattgtaccagataaatggtttcagaagcaaacacaattaataaattactcattgaaaccattctaccagtaaaatggtttcagaatacaactatgtgcaaccattctaccagtaaaatggtttcagaagcaaacattagtttttaattaccgttttatctcatttaattaactaaaaatagtttcaggtctccaaaaatttcataaaatataccaaaagttccagaatattatctactattttcctggtataatggtttcagtgattTGGTTGAGTGGTgtgtgttaaattacaacacacaagtaacgtatttagtagacaaaaaatgagattaaggtagtgaaaaattgcgttttttttttcggtgtccaaatcaaacgaaccaagtctctatttgtagacaaaaaaaaattatgaattttggtataaaaataaaaaaataaaaaattaatttacaacgaaataattgagttcaaagtattaaatgaacaaaaatacgcccagccaaccattgtgtgacacgtgtcctacttttaaaaagcaaatttttctctctccaggttgtaatccagtgtggcgcaggcgctggaatctgatggatcaggatgatctgggctgtctgatttatcagacagtcttgatgagatcagatcttggctgtctgatagaaatcaacggtctgtaaccatggtccttcggtacgcgcgcgacactggatctgcgtctactaatgggtattttggttaattaattaaaggagaatgttaacttgtgcccttaaggacacatgttaaggagataaatgtggaaaaaatttattgaacttgtggtgtattagTTGAGTGGGAGCTTAGAATTTATCTCATCTCATCTTGTGTGGAATTTGGATATGATGCAGTAACTATGAACACGCGGTTAtatattagtcccaattttttatattaatgttTCAAGTttactagacccttacccgtgcgatgcacgggttttaTGCGCTATTTTACATTATAACGcggaaaaattatttgtataagttgaaataataattattatcaaaattataataataataataataataataataataataaaaatcatctaaatataatatatcgatgtaaatattttgtttatacatttcgaaaattTTCTCTATCCACCATATATTTGAAATTACATTAGTATATTACAACAAATCAATAACCCAACAACTAAAGAAATCTAGAGTAAACTATCAACAAAATTGATACTAATCACTAAGTAAGAGAATGCAAGAATAtgtatgtacccaaaaaaagaaaaaagaatccaAGAATAAGactaaaataattagaaaatttctttagccaaaaaataataattagttagACAATTAATAAATTGACTGAGATTTTAATGTGGGtgattatttacaaaaaaaaatagaaaaaatcttgaaaagtaaaaataaactCCACCTAAaatcttaatcaaattttaGTATACAATGTGAAGAATATTATTTACaataaaaacttgaaaatttacaaaaaaaaaaaaaaaaaaaacttgaaaagtcatctatatAAATGTTATTGATGTGAGTATATGAAGTGTACATAATAATgacaatgatataatataagaaagtgatgtggcattgttgagtgatttaattggatgtaagtggcttatgtggattagggttagattagtggttccacaactatttaggaattatatatatagatttataatgattttgtcACTGTTCAATCTGAACCatctaatttaaaaattaatagctGAGACTTAAAACATTGTGATATATCTACGATAGAGAATCTACATTCGCTTGTGTGTCTTAAAAAACCTCcgacaaattattttattttatttttggtcaagtagtttagtggttagaaattttattcttaaagttattttattcaatcttaaggtgaataagtgagatgattggtgttcgaactccgactctttacatatataatgcaatgtccctgcTAACTTAGCTAAGTTTAAGGGATACTTCAGACAAATTATTACTCATCGTGCTtataatatagtaaaaaaattgttaatatatcaaaataaaataaattaattatataaaaaaaatcaaatattgtttCATTAGAATAATTCATAAagttttgtaccaaaaaaaagaagaagaattcataatgcgtttttatcatattttattaaatatttttaggaatttaatgatttttttatcaagttgcctattgactagaaatttcaccttaaaggcAGATAAGTGGAGCGTCCGGGGTTTGAACCTCGGTTCCTGCGTTTATAGCGATATGTCtataccaactgagttaagctcacatgGACTAAGAATTtaatgattactaggcattaaTACTATGTTTGGATGTCAAAGAGatagtgaagagagaaataagaaagaaaagatgTAGAAGATAAATTTGATAGAAATTTTATctgaatgaataaaaaaataagaaaaaataacaaatttatccttttttacaagaaaataaatcagTTGAATGGAGACATTGTTGTAAGACTGTTTATTTCACTTCTTTACACACAAATTGTAACAGCCCTCTGGCCCCATCTTGACGATCCTGGTGCTTTACCTCACGaccttctccacccccctctctagtggagtttttgccttccgtgggaatcgaaccacgtaccctggggttcaaatacgtgttcaatccattctcactaccaattgagctacgtaGAAAAGGGGCCCGGGCTGTTACACAAATCTTGCCTAATATGGAGAGATTTGTTTTCGACAGTTTTTTTTCCCGACAGTTAATAACCattatatttctctctttccttatttctctcCTCATCCAaactataaaaataactaatttctttattatctctctctttctttttctttttttgttgttttttactaaaaataacgatattcatttattccgataattgatagagtacatcaggcaaatacaaattcaacatcgctaaaaacaaaaaggatgaatttgTGAACAAACTCTCAGCATCTAAGTTAATAACATATAACGGCAAAATGTCTACAAATAGTATGATAAAATTAAACTCACTGGAATGTtcatgcttccggatctgcaacgttgatgccaAAATTATTTactccatttattcacctttaaaatgaattttctaGCTTCTAAAATACTTAATGAATGTTTGTATTTTCTTTGAAAATCCGGACAACTTCCTCTCTCTCATACTCTCTTACATTATCGGTGCATAACAATTAATATCGTGTgttgacaaaaaaaacaattaatattgGGTGTATATATAACAGTTAACTTTTTATTAGATAAACGGATAACCATTTTACATGATAGATggtctttattttaaaaaatgaatttgtttttaaataatttttctatactggtatttgatattttaaattttgaaagttTGACAGAAATTTAAGATTTGGTCTTATCCATTTTTATGGCTTATAATCtgatatttttaacaaaatatatttataaaaaagtcTTACCATGATCTGAAAAAATAGTTTGATCTGACATAAATTTGTGTAGGttagatcatatatatatatatatatatatatatatatatggggttttctaacttagaccctagttaggtctaagttagcaagatGCACCTTTttaattggaccaaaatacccattctttttaattaagggttatgttaacttgtgccctaagggcacatgttaagctacctaaaaatagaaatatagcttttaatgatagaaaacatttaatgtctagagaattgaatacaccacaagttcaataaattttttccacatttatctccttaacatgtgcccttaagggcacaagttaacattctccttaaagAATTTCCAATGGCAAATAAAGAAAGAATTATCTTTAAGTTGAATATTGTtaatatctatctatctatctatctatctatcaaCACACACAAGTACAGAGTTGGATACAAGGGTGAAAATCAGTTAATGACGTGGTTTTGTTGTGTCAGCGTTATCCTGTCTCCGACCGTTTCAAATtcctataaatatatttctCAACTTACACTTTATTCTTACATTACATTTTTACATTtcaatacattattattattacactGCCACCACCATAACATAACTATATATTCcatcaaatttcattttcttttatcatattcataccttcattcattcattcattcttcttGTAAGttcctcttttcttttcatttccttCTATTCTATTTATTCAAATTCATATTGTTATACCTTAATTATAGTCTTCAAATATAGATCACAATTATCCTTTATTCATAGTTGTTATCATGAAAACTTCATCCATTGTTGAGATCACAATTGTTTAATATCTATCTGGAAGAAAGATCACAATTTTTTACCTTTTGGATTATGGTATTGTAATCAACATATTTAATATACACATTCTTGTCCAAGTGATATAtctgtaaaaaattattaaggaTGTGTTTTTGGTTTATGTTAATCTTGcatattgatttatttatttatttatttttaaatatgttttcCTTTCTCAATTGAATGTTTTTATGGACTTGTTTGAATaattgaattgacttatttgagcttatgtaCTAATATAAGCACTTGTAAGGATATTTGGAAGAGGTTATGAAAATGGCTCATTCAattattttcagcttattttcataatttctcCAGGATagtatgaaaacaacttatagatatgaaaattatttgacttttagtttatcttttgttattgaAATATAGGTTATATATAAGTACTTATTTGATAAGTGCTTCTTCTATAAGCGCTTAATTGAACTGTTTATCTAATTTTTCTAAATCTTATGCTATCTTTTTTCCTCTTAATTTAGTTGATTTATTCAGCTGATATGAGACTTGAAGAGAGTGGAAGTTACAGTTGGCTAAGGCTAGGCATGTACTATGGCCTATACTGGTGGTATGATGACTTTACTATTTGGTTATTGAACAATGATAGttcttttttgaaaatttgaaatataacaATCTTTTTCCATAATCTATAGATTCCCAGGCAATGTGTGAAAGAAGAAACAACTACGGAAGCTTAAGTTATAACTCGCACAAAACAAATAAGAGGGATTATTGTTGTAGGAGTAGAAGCTCCTTTAtggaatttgaatcaaattgGAGCACTAATAGAAAGTCATCTGCTTATACATCTCACGTGATTCGAACTGCAAAATCTTGTATGCCTTGGTCTTGTAGAATTCCGATTGTTGAATGATATCACGAGTTTCATTAGTTGGTTGATAGATACTCAATAAGACAttttttcattcattgattgattcattcACCGATTCTTCATCATACATAAGATTGTGTGTAATTGCTGATTTGAAAAATGCCTGGTTTTGTTGCTGGCAAGAAGATGTTTTCGAAGAAAAATATGAGTTTTTCCAATTTGGCGGATCAAAATATGTCAACTCTTTCGAAAGGTGATCATAGTATGAGGTCCGAGGCTCTGGATGAcgctgatgatgatgatggctTTATTCTTCCTGGACTTTCTGATGATGTTTCAAAGTATTGCCTTGCGCTTGTGCCTCGTTCTAACTTCCTAGCTATGGGCGATGTGTGTAAGAGATGGAGGCGTTTCATTCAAAGCAAAGAATTCATAACCGTGAGAAAATTGGCTGGGCAGCTTGAGGAATGGCTCTATATCTTAACAGCTGATAGTGAAGGAAAAGGAAGTCATTGGGAGGTTATGAATTCTTTTGGTCATAATCGCCGATCTCTTCCACCTATGCCTGGTCCAGGGAAGGCTGAGTTTGGTGTTGTGGTTCTTAATGGAAAGCTTCTTGTTATGGCTGGCTATTCATCCATTGGTGGAACTATTTCTGTTTTGGCAGAGGTTTACCAATATAATTCTAACCTCGACAGGTATGTTTGTCGTATGCAATTCGAGTAAGCCATCTCAATATAATAGTCATGTGAGTTCTTATGTCTTTGAATAGTGTCTTTGAATAGTGTATATTTAAAGTTTGTAATTGCTATTGCAGTTGGATCAGATTGTCGAACATGAATGTGGCTCGGTACAACTTTGCTTGTGCAGAAGTCAATGGCTTGGTTTATGCTGTTGGAGGATATGGAGCAGAAGGTGATAGTCTCTCAAGTGCCGAAGTCTATGATCCCGATACTGACAAGTGGACAATGATTGAGAGCTTACGTCGTCCAAGATGGGGTTGTTTTGCCTGTGGATTTGAGGGTAAGCTCTATGTGATGGGTGGAAGGTCAAGCTTTACAATTGGAAATTCCAAGTTTGTTGATGTTTATGACCCTGAGAAGCATACGTGGCGTGAGATGAAAAATGGGTGTGTCATGGTCACTGCTCACGCGGTACTAGAAAATAAGTTATTTTGTATGGAGTGGAAGAATCAACGGAAGTTATCGATATTTAATCCAGATGATAATTCATGGAAAATGGTACCGGTACCTCTGACGGGTAGTTCAAGTGTAGGTTTTAGATTTGGGATACTGAATGGTAAGCTTTTGCTGTTTTCATTGAAGGAAGATCCTACATATAGGACTTTGTTGTATGATCCAAATGCAGCGCCGGGGTGTGAGTGGGGGACTATTGATATAAAACCATCTGGTTTGTGCTTGTGTAGTGTTACTATCAAGGCCTGAAAGGGTTTACTGCCTCTGAATTAGAGACCTTGATAGTGTTCTATGTTGTTTTACTAGTACTTATGATTGTAATGTACATAGTTATGAAAAAAGTTTGCGACCACAATTTTGGCTGCAGCATGAAGTTTTTTATGTCTATGAATATGATTGAGATTGAGATCAAATCAGTTGTATTTTACTGTGATTTAAAAGTTTGATAATAATGACTGTGTTGTGTCCCTGGAATTATATGCATATCAGATGTTTTAATTTATAGCTTCTGCTTGTTTGTGTTAGTTTTATATTCTATACCCTTATTTTATGAGCAGTGCTATATATATGTAGCGAAAAAGGATCACGAAAAACACAAACCCATTCATGTCAAAATTTTTGaacaattgacaaaaaaatgtcaGTCTGTGTCTTATGAAAAATACGCTCATGTGGCCAATAAGATTATTTGGCTGCCCTTCATGATGCTATATTTCGCGATGTAAAGCATTTCCCTTATTTTATTCATTCGATAACCATCAACTATTTCAAATTATGGATGTTgaatttgttctttttttgttCTCTTTTGATTAGAAAGGGATTTCATGACTAGAATTCATTCTCAACATCTATGTTACTGCTCCAAGTAACCACCTGTTAAGAACGGGAAAAATAGGCAAATGAGCTTATCTTTAATGTAAAAATGTAATGCATATCCAGCTGAAAGGATCTGGAGATTTTGTAGTAATGAGATCaactagaaaatttatttatcaacattttagtttgtttttttattaaataaagaaGTCAGAAACTGTTATGTTATTCCTGTTCAGAGAATTCTATGAAATTCTaccgacaaaaaaaaaacagaaatctGTCAAATAATTTTCTGCGGAGAGATTATACACCGGATGGAGATTATAATGATTGAGACCACAGGAACAAGAATAACTGAAGATGGGAATTCAATCTGAACTTGCTTTTTGAGCCTTTGTATTCTTAAATGATAGTACAGTCTAGTGGTCATTCttgaaaccaaaaaaacaacataacttGGTGATAAAAACTGATAGGTTGGCACACATTCATTATTTCCCCGTTTACTGCCATTTGAATATTCAACAACAAGCACATAATCTATTCATCTCTTCCTATTGATTTGGGTAGCTATGAAAATCTAATTATAATTATCTCTGTAATCTATAAATTTAATCTAGTATTTCAACTACAAGGCTGCAAATTTATAATCCACTTCCATGTACGTCATACAGTCTCCACGGCATTTTGTTGTCCTATATTGTGCCATATTCTTCTGCCATGATTAATACTACAAGTGATGTCCAACCCGTAAATGGACGTGCTCCTTTTCCCTTGCCTTTAATCTGATCATACTGCTCCCAAAAAAATCCAGTCTGTTGATAATTACGTACTATATTTCTGCAGGACAGGGGAAATACATTGTTCTAAAAACCAACCAATAGCTTTAAACAAGATTCCAACACtgaaacaaaaccaaacaataCCTAATTAAATTGCTTCTCAATTCTGTGTAGATAGCTTTGGCTTTGTCCTGATATGGTCCATTTTCTGCAATATTCAACCTACAGATTAGTTTCAGGAATTGTTGAGTAAAGTGGAATATCTGTGGCTATACATACCTTTGGAATAATGGTGGAGTGCTGAAAGAATTCTGTAATTcatgtttatccaaataggaCCTCTCCAATATGGAGGGTCGTGCTCTGTGTTGCGTTTCATGTACATGGAACTGCGGAATAGTAATAAAATTTCAGTTcactaaaataaacataagctGCGTAAGGTCACTCAAATGAAATCCTAGGTTGTAGACCTTGTTTTGCCAAGAGAACGCAGTCCATAGTCAGTCCATAAGAGGCTGTTATTTGAAATGAGTTCAAGCTGCTTCTCCAGAATCCACGATCCCTGAAGGAGACGgtaatattaaaaaatgcaTCTAATTGGGAAATTATTCAAACCAGGACAACTTCTTagcataaaaaattatgatatcaGAATTAACGTGCATTACTTACGGATGGAATGATTCTCCCCATGAATGGGAACAAACTAACATAACCAATGTGAGGAACTAATCTTAATACAGGCCTCTCCGATACATCCCGGACAAGCTGACGAGGAGCATATTGTTGTCCTGTCTCCATTTCTTTCCATTTAAGTTGAACCTAGCATGGTTAAGTTTATGAGAAAATCTCATTTCTCAGACTTGAACGAAGAACTCATTCATTGTTATCTTGGGAAGCAATGCACCTGATACTAAACATAAATGACTAAGCAGTATACCTTTTCTGTATGATTTCCAAAATCAAAGTAAGCACCATATGCCTCATCAAAATGCATCTGTATGGACATGAAGCACAAATTAGGCATGGGAATAATTATCATATCAACCAATTGACTTTAGTGTCAACAAGTATACATTTGATGAAATCATGAAAGTCAACTCCATAGTTTGCTTTTACAGTAAGTTATATCTGTTATATTTAGATCCAAGTATTCGGTAACTATGtgctaagttttttttttttatcatttttcctCTCTTCTTTATCATCACTCTCTTTTGCTGCATCACCACCACCAGAGACACAAAGTGAAATATCAAGGTGTGTACCAGCTCTGAAGAAATGAGCGAGGGGGTAAAGGTAAATACCTGGTTCAGTAACTCATGATCTGATAGCAATTTAGCAGTAAATCCATAATCCTGCATCATTTCATTCTCTGAGTCCATTGAAATTGATGATTTAACTCTGAtgtttacatttatttattttacaaaatttaccttGCCAGGCCTGGTTTCTTTATCCAACAACTTCTCAATGGAATGCATACAGTCTGCTGCAAGTAACATCCAGCATCTAAGATCCAAGTGGCGTTCATCTGTACTTGGATGTGAAGCACGTGGATAATCATCCAGTCCAGAGGACAGTGACTGAAAACGCCAAAAATAATGTTACTTAGGAGCATGTGTCTTTTGGTCAGGATAAAGAAAGTTGTCATGAAATCACAATCGAtcaaaataatgttatttatgcGATCCTTAGATGTAATAGTTCAAAGAACGATCAAACTGCTAGTTAAAATTCAGGTTTCAAACTCATCCACTGCCCATGTTTTATGACTTTCTAGTTTCACGTAACAACAGTGAAAGCCATCCAATAGCAACATGTCAATAAATCTCAAATGCAATTTCCTTAATTGGCTTGCATTATAAGAATGCCAATggttatttttttggtcaagttaaTATGCTGTGTGCCCATATAGTTCAGATTAAAATTGTAGACAACTTCAGAAAGACAGAATGCATATCAGAACCTTGGGATTTAATTCACGCATTGTTTTGTTATCTCGTCCATGCCAATAGTAGCTGCTTGTTTGTTTGCCTGGATTAATAGaaattataat
This portion of the Trifolium pratense cultivar HEN17-A07 linkage group LG3, ARS_RC_1.1, whole genome shotgun sequence genome encodes:
- the LOC123914280 gene encoding F-box/kelch-repeat protein At1g67480; the encoded protein is MPGFVAGKKMFSKKNMSFSNLADQNMSTLSKGDHSMRSEALDDADDDDGFILPGLSDDVSKYCLALVPRSNFLAMGDVCKRWRRFIQSKEFITVRKLAGQLEEWLYILTADSEGKGSHWEVMNSFGHNRRSLPPMPGPGKAEFGVVVLNGKLLVMAGYSSIGGTISVLAEVYQYNSNLDSWIRLSNMNVARYNFACAEVNGLVYAVGGYGAEGDSLSSAEVYDPDTDKWTMIESLRRPRWGCFACGFEGKLYVMGGRSSFTIGNSKFVDVYDPEKHTWREMKNGCVMVTAHAVLENKLFCMEWKNQRKLSIFNPDDNSWKMVPVPLTGSSSVGFRFGILNGKLLLFSLKEDPTYRTLLYDPNAAPGCEWGTIDIKPSGLCLCSVTIKA